Proteins from one Natrinema salinisoli genomic window:
- a CDS encoding phosphatase PAP2 family protein: MLVEVLIQLVVVIGILLPLSIAVFVGRERLARTRSEWRSRLRTAGPTVGVLLFILLINRFARQRAPRLSREIGLHLTSWFYNIEGEFILVFQSIATPELNTYFSLIYIYGYTFLLIFPVIAYFTLPDTRIFRRLLTAYALNYAIGLVLYVFVIAYGPRNLMPAEVAETMLFDINYQYRYITSEVNSNTNVFPSLHTSLSATVAAFAAITRSEFPRWFPVAVVLAASVAISTMYLGIHWGIDVAAGLLLAALCVELSDRLVDRWSLSDLFEDRLQQYEEQLPWERSD, from the coding sequence ATGCTCGTTGAGGTGCTGATACAACTCGTCGTCGTAATCGGGATTCTCCTCCCGCTTTCGATAGCCGTCTTCGTCGGCCGCGAGCGCCTCGCACGAACGCGCTCGGAGTGGCGATCCCGGCTCAGAACTGCCGGGCCGACCGTCGGCGTCTTGCTCTTCATCTTGCTGATCAATCGATTCGCCAGGCAACGAGCACCGCGGCTCTCCCGGGAGATCGGGCTCCATCTCACCTCCTGGTTTTACAATATCGAGGGGGAGTTTATCCTGGTCTTCCAGTCGATCGCAACGCCCGAGCTGAACACGTACTTCTCGTTGATCTACATCTACGGCTATACGTTCCTCCTGATCTTTCCGGTGATCGCCTATTTCACACTCCCCGACACACGGATTTTTCGTCGACTGTTGACAGCATACGCGCTCAATTACGCGATCGGGCTCGTGCTGTACGTCTTCGTAATCGCGTACGGTCCCCGGAACCTGATGCCAGCCGAAGTCGCGGAAACCATGCTGTTCGACATCAACTACCAGTACCGGTATATCACCAGTGAGGTCAACAGCAACACCAACGTCTTTCCGTCGCTTCACACGTCGCTTTCGGCGACCGTCGCGGCGTTCGCAGCGATAACTCGCTCGGAGTTTCCGCGGTGGTTCCCCGTCGCGGTCGTACTGGCAGCCAGCGTCGCGATCTCGACGATGTACCTCGGGATCCACTGGGGGATCGACGTCGCCGCGGGATTACTGCTCGCAGCGCTTTGCGTCGAACTCTCGGATCGGCTCGTCGATCGCTGGTCACTCTCCGACCTCTTCGAAGACCGATTGCAACAGTACGAAGAGCAGTTACCGTGGGAACGGAGCGATTGA
- a CDS encoding ABC transporter substrate-binding protein, whose product MNWTPSPADDGVSRRSFLAASATAGTVATSGCIDRVQSVVNTVDDEQVSLSIMTMPADSDRQNIRIARRLEANLERVGIDVSLDMRSRSELLEAVLIEHEFDCYVGLHPADYDPDFLYEALHSTFAGEAGWQNPFGFANIYFDTLLEKQRRVDGEKREERIETVLKALAREKPFVPICIPDEYHVANPDRFTGWEDGHLATRHGYLGLDPAEGVDELRALVTGSRMTENLNPLSATLRKRGTTIDLLYDSLGTEHDGEIRPWLAQSWEWDEPADSNTGSQSEESTLTATVTLREDCEFHDGEPVTADDVAFTYRFLEDTSLGRASVKSPAPRYQGHVDLIDDVTIEDEYQLTITVVGGQETGERALTVPILPEHVWREQVDQRASDGDFTASQGRWDVVNTNEVSPVGSGPFRVDSRTEAESLVLARYRNHFTRREDVGLPEATVDELRFTVDPGSVSSIRRVEDGGADVTASMLSAHSLPAIPDSSEIRRLQYPSRMFYHLGFNVRNAPCSNPHFRRAVAQLLDKETIVADVFDENASPVATPVTDEWVPQALEWDGEDPETPFVGTDGTLNVDAAKAAFERAGFRYDDNGRLLGGY is encoded by the coding sequence ATGAATTGGACCCCCTCCCCCGCTGACGATGGCGTCAGCAGACGTTCCTTCCTCGCTGCGAGTGCGACCGCCGGTACGGTCGCGACGAGCGGTTGCATCGACCGCGTCCAAAGCGTCGTCAACACGGTGGACGACGAACAGGTCTCGCTGTCGATCATGACGATGCCCGCCGACTCGGACCGCCAGAACATCCGGATCGCCCGCCGGCTCGAAGCGAACCTCGAGCGGGTCGGAATCGACGTCTCACTCGACATGCGGTCGCGCTCGGAGCTGCTGGAGGCAGTGCTGATCGAACACGAATTCGATTGCTACGTCGGCCTTCACCCCGCCGACTACGATCCCGACTTCCTCTACGAAGCCCTCCACTCCACGTTCGCCGGCGAAGCCGGGTGGCAGAACCCCTTCGGGTTCGCCAACATCTACTTCGACACCCTCCTGGAGAAACAGCGGCGAGTCGACGGCGAGAAACGCGAGGAACGCATCGAAACGGTCTTGAAAGCGCTGGCGCGGGAGAAACCCTTCGTGCCGATCTGTATCCCCGACGAGTACCACGTCGCCAACCCCGATCGGTTCACCGGGTGGGAAGACGGCCACCTCGCGACGCGACACGGGTATCTGGGTCTCGACCCGGCCGAGGGCGTAGACGAGCTCCGGGCGCTGGTAACCGGCAGCCGGATGACGGAGAACCTGAATCCGCTCTCGGCGACGCTTCGGAAGCGCGGGACGACGATCGATCTCCTGTACGACTCGCTCGGAACCGAACACGACGGCGAGATCCGGCCGTGGCTCGCGCAGTCGTGGGAGTGGGACGAGCCGGCGGATTCCAACACCGGCTCGCAGAGCGAGGAGTCGACGCTGACCGCGACGGTCACCCTACGCGAGGACTGTGAGTTCCACGATGGCGAACCGGTGACCGCCGACGACGTCGCTTTCACGTACCGGTTTCTCGAGGATACGTCGCTGGGACGAGCCTCCGTCAAATCGCCGGCACCGCGGTATCAGGGTCACGTCGACCTGATCGACGACGTGACGATCGAGGACGAGTATCAGCTGACGATCACCGTCGTGGGCGGGCAGGAGACCGGCGAACGAGCGCTTACCGTTCCGATCTTGCCCGAGCACGTGTGGCGCGAGCAGGTCGACCAGCGGGCCTCAGACGGCGATTTCACCGCATCACAGGGCCGATGGGACGTCGTCAACACGAACGAGGTGTCGCCTGTCGGAAGCGGTCCGTTCCGGGTCGATAGTCGGACGGAAGCGGAGTCGCTCGTCTTGGCGCGATACCGGAACCACTTCACCCGCCGGGAAGACGTCGGACTCCCCGAAGCGACGGTCGACGAGTTGCGGTTCACCGTCGACCCCGGAAGCGTCTCCTCGATCCGTCGGGTCGAGGACGGCGGTGCTGACGTGACAGCGTCGATGCTGAGCGCGCATTCGCTGCCGGCGATCCCTGATTCGTCGGAGATTAGACGCCTGCAGTACCCCTCACGGATGTTTTATCATCTCGGATTCAACGTCCGGAACGCACCCTGTAGCAACCCGCACTTCCGGAGAGCGGTCGCACAGTTACTGGACAAGGAAACGATCGTGGCGGACGTGTTCGACGAGAACGCATCGCCCGTCGCAACACCGGTGACCGACGAGTGGGTTCCGCAGGCCCTCGAGTGGGACGGCGAGGATCCGGAGACGCCGTTCGTCGGTACCGACGGCACCCTCAACGTCGACGCTGCGAAAGCGGCGTTCGAGCGAGCCGGGTTCCGATACGATGATAACGGGCGACTCCTTGGGGGGTACTAG
- a CDS encoding ribonuclease P protein component 4, which yields MDVAAERIERLHELARAAAADGADDRARYYVRLARRVAERNRLTLPREFRRFSCDRCDAYLRPGKNARVRLQDGHVVITCDCGAHARYPYES from the coding sequence ATGGACGTCGCGGCCGAGCGGATCGAGCGCCTGCACGAGCTCGCTCGAGCGGCGGCAGCCGACGGTGCGGACGATCGGGCTCGCTACTACGTCCGCCTCGCGCGGCGAGTCGCGGAACGAAACCGACTGACGCTCCCGCGCGAGTTTCGCCGGTTCAGCTGCGATCGCTGTGATGCGTACCTTCGGCCGGGGAAGAACGCACGCGTCAGATTACAGGACGGTCACGTCGTAATCACCTGTGACTGCGGTGCACACGCCAGGTATCCCTACGAGTCGTGA
- a CDS encoding YhbY family RNA-binding protein, translated as MDKQELKRRAHDLDVTVWVGKSGIDSVVDELDDQLSDRDLVKVKLLRASRAGSSTEEKAADLADRVDAELIETRGHTAVVHR; from the coding sequence ATGGATAAACAGGAACTCAAGCGACGAGCCCACGATCTCGATGTCACGGTCTGGGTCGGCAAGAGTGGCATCGACTCGGTCGTCGACGAGCTCGACGACCAGCTCTCGGATCGAGACCTCGTGAAAGTGAAGCTCCTCCGCGCGTCGCGGGCGGGGAGTTCGACCGAGGAAAAGGCGGCCGACCTCGCTGATCGCGTCGACGCGGAACTGATCGAGACACGGGGCCATACGGCAGTGGTCCACCGATGA
- a CDS encoding mechanosensitive ion channel family protein yields MTIGAVPSPLQATGLGPIGNALDDAGLTATQAGTAEGAIKFVVALVAIWLVGRLLVLPLITRAMNRRELDKHAQNPLLMLSRFGIAFVGFAIAFGFAGYGNFLVSMAGIAAAGALAIGFAMQDVIANFVAGVFIYTDKPFRIGDWIEWDDGTYSGTVEDISLRVTRVRTFDNELLTVPNSSLTDGVLKNPVDANKLRLKFVFGIGYDDDIERATEIIVDEAERHPDIMDDPAPSVRLTELGDSDVGLQSRFWISNPSRADFVRTRGEYVTAVKRRFDEEGIDIPYPVRTLEGGLDLKSGQSVVQPAE; encoded by the coding sequence ATGACGATCGGGGCTGTTCCGTCGCCGTTACAGGCCACCGGACTCGGTCCGATCGGGAACGCGCTCGACGATGCCGGGCTCACGGCGACCCAGGCCGGAACGGCCGAAGGGGCGATCAAATTCGTCGTCGCGCTCGTCGCGATCTGGCTGGTCGGACGGCTCCTCGTGTTACCGCTGATCACCCGGGCGATGAACAGGCGCGAACTGGACAAACACGCGCAGAACCCGCTGTTGATGCTCTCGAGGTTCGGCATCGCGTTTGTCGGCTTCGCCATCGCGTTCGGCTTCGCCGGCTACGGGAACTTTCTGGTGTCGATGGCGGGCATCGCAGCGGCCGGCGCGCTCGCGATCGGGTTCGCGATGCAGGACGTGATCGCCAACTTCGTCGCGGGCGTGTTCATCTACACCGACAAGCCGTTCCGCATCGGCGACTGGATCGAGTGGGACGACGGCACGTACTCGGGCACCGTCGAGGACATCAGCCTCCGCGTGACCCGGGTCCGAACGTTCGACAACGAACTGCTCACCGTGCCGAACTCGTCGCTCACCGACGGCGTTCTCAAGAACCCCGTCGACGCGAACAAGCTCCGGCTGAAGTTCGTCTTCGGGATCGGCTACGACGACGACATCGAACGAGCGACCGAGATCATCGTCGACGAGGCCGAGCGCCACCCCGACATCATGGACGATCCCGCGCCGTCCGTCCGACTGACGGAACTCGGCGACTCCGACGTCGGCCTCCAGTCGCGGTTCTGGATCTCGAACCCCTCCCGCGCCGACTTCGTTCGAACCCGCGGCGAGTACGTCACCGCGGTCAAACGTCGCTTCGACGAGGAGGGGATCGACATCCCCTACCCCGTCCGCACCCTCGAGGGCGGACTCGACCTCAAGAGCGGACAAAGCGTCGTGCAGCCGGCCGAATAG
- a CDS encoding LolA family protein — protein sequence MTFRGSTAVLIALVVCVLLSGCAVLEPSVTDPDPNQSNPDPEVVFEGAFVHAEDLEDVRGKETTEVTNGSETITEVVRVAERPYVDYRSGVLESSEPDQVGDIYGSNASGSWWYDAASETASYYEAEERFDNDDVRSARADEAERQLELYDLEYRGTERIADREAHVLAVEAKNETVERGISAIVGDTEYVYAIETSDPSDDLEAVEQTLWIDTEYDYPLKERVVFEEPDGERIVMTERFDSVAFNVGLEDERFDPPENATTENSTAVR from the coding sequence ATGACATTTCGAGGATCCACAGCCGTTCTCATCGCACTCGTCGTATGCGTCCTTCTGAGCGGCTGTGCAGTGCTCGAGCCGTCCGTAACCGATCCCGACCCGAATCAATCCAACCCCGATCCAGAGGTGGTGTTCGAGGGGGCGTTCGTCCACGCCGAGGATCTCGAGGACGTCCGGGGCAAGGAAACGACCGAGGTAACGAACGGAAGCGAGACGATTACGGAAGTTGTTCGAGTTGCCGAGCGGCCCTACGTCGATTACCGGAGCGGGGTGCTCGAGTCCTCCGAGCCCGATCAAGTGGGGGATATCTACGGCTCGAACGCCTCCGGGTCGTGGTGGTACGACGCGGCTTCGGAGACGGCGAGCTACTACGAGGCCGAGGAACGGTTCGACAACGACGACGTCCGATCGGCGCGGGCCGACGAGGCCGAGCGGCAACTCGAGCTGTACGACCTCGAGTATCGCGGCACCGAACGGATCGCGGACCGCGAGGCTCACGTCCTCGCGGTCGAGGCGAAAAACGAGACCGTCGAACGGGGTATTTCGGCGATCGTCGGCGATACCGAGTACGTCTACGCGATCGAGACGAGCGATCCGAGCGACGACCTCGAGGCCGTCGAGCAGACGCTGTGGATCGATACGGAGTACGACTACCCGCTCAAGGAGCGGGTCGTCTTCGAGGAACCCGACGGCGAGCGCATCGTCATGACCGAGCGCTTCGACTCGGTCGCGTTCAACGTCGGACTCGAGGACGAACGGTTCGATCCGCCGGAAAACGCAACGACCGAAAATTCGACTGCCGTCAGATAA
- a CDS encoding CDC48 family AAA ATPase, protein MRLRVKPLKRKDAGSGLAAIDRETMAELGVSSGEFVAIEGPDGRVVARVWPGRSEDTGRGIVRIDGQLRQAAGVRIDDPVSVEAADVEPAERVTLALPENVRIQGDVGSYLKDKLSERAVSSGDTFSLSLGFGLLSTRSGRRLPVTVVDTEPSGSVVVSGETEVDVTERGGDELSVEATGPLEAEGEPDGQPPDVTYEDVGGLDDELEQVREMIELPMRHPELFRALGIEPPKGVLLHGPPGTGKTLIARAVANEIDAHFQTISGPEIMSKYYGESEEQLRDVFEDAAENEPAIVFIDELDSIAPKREDVQGDVERRVVAQLLSLMDGLEQRGEITVIGTTNRVDAIDPALRRPGRFDREIEIGVPDAAGREEILQIHTRGMPLAEDVDLERYAENTHGFVGADLENLAKEAAMTAMRRVRPELDLEEDEIDAEALEAIEIREDDFKSALRGIEPSAMREVFVEVPDVSWDDVGGLEPAKERLRETVQWPMEHADAYRRVALEPAKGVLLYGPPGTGKTLLAKAVANESQSNFISVKGPELFDKYVGESEKGVREIFSKARENAPTIVFFDEIDAIASERGTGVGDSTVGERVVSQLLTELDGLEELEDVVVIAATNRPELIDEALLRPGRLDRHVSVDEPDEEARREIFAIHTADRPLADDVDLDALAAETEGHTGADIEAVCREAATIAVREHVRAEATGDERDVEAIELTSEHFERALEEVSSDVASEFAAGEFDDVLEGAGGEA, encoded by the coding sequence ATGCGACTTCGAGTGAAACCGCTCAAACGGAAGGACGCAGGCAGCGGCCTGGCCGCAATCGACCGCGAGACGATGGCCGAGCTCGGGGTCTCGAGCGGCGAGTTCGTCGCCATCGAGGGCCCCGACGGTCGCGTCGTCGCGCGCGTCTGGCCGGGCCGGAGCGAGGACACGGGTCGGGGTATCGTCCGCATCGACGGCCAGCTCCGGCAGGCCGCCGGCGTTCGGATCGACGATCCAGTTAGCGTCGAGGCGGCCGACGTGGAACCGGCCGAGCGAGTCACGCTCGCGCTGCCCGAAAACGTTCGCATTCAGGGCGACGTCGGCTCGTACCTGAAGGACAAGCTTTCCGAACGAGCCGTCAGTTCGGGCGACACGTTCTCGCTGTCGCTGGGCTTTGGCCTCCTCTCGACGCGCTCCGGTCGGCGGCTGCCGGTCACGGTCGTCGACACCGAACCGAGCGGCTCCGTCGTCGTCAGCGGCGAGACTGAGGTTGACGTGACCGAACGCGGTGGCGACGAACTCTCGGTCGAAGCGACCGGCCCGCTCGAGGCCGAAGGCGAACCCGACGGCCAGCCGCCGGACGTCACGTACGAGGACGTCGGCGGTCTTGACGACGAACTCGAGCAGGTCCGCGAGATGATCGAGCTGCCGATGCGCCACCCCGAACTCTTCAGAGCGCTCGGTATCGAGCCGCCGAAAGGCGTCCTGCTGCACGGCCCGCCGGGTACTGGCAAGACGCTGATCGCGCGGGCAGTCGCGAACGAGATCGACGCCCACTTCCAGACGATCTCCGGGCCGGAGATCATGTCGAAGTACTACGGCGAGAGCGAGGAGCAACTCCGCGACGTCTTCGAGGACGCCGCCGAGAACGAGCCGGCGATCGTCTTCATCGACGAACTCGACTCCATCGCGCCCAAGCGCGAGGACGTTCAGGGCGACGTCGAGCGCCGCGTCGTCGCGCAGCTGCTCAGCCTGATGGACGGCTTGGAGCAGCGTGGCGAAATCACCGTCATCGGGACGACCAACCGCGTCGACGCGATCGACCCCGCGCTGCGCCGTCCCGGCCGGTTCGACCGCGAGATCGAGATCGGCGTCCCCGACGCCGCGGGCCGCGAGGAGATCCTGCAGATCCACACCCGCGGCATGCCGCTGGCCGAGGACGTCGATCTCGAGCGTTACGCCGAGAACACGCACGGCTTCGTCGGGGCCGACCTCGAGAACCTCGCGAAGGAGGCCGCGATGACCGCGATGCGCCGCGTGCGGCCCGAACTCGATCTCGAGGAAGACGAGATCGACGCCGAGGCGCTCGAGGCCATCGAGATCAGGGAAGACGACTTCAAGAGCGCCCTGCGGGGGATCGAACCCTCGGCGATGCGCGAGGTCTTCGTCGAAGTCCCCGACGTCAGCTGGGACGACGTCGGCGGCCTCGAGCCGGCCAAGGAACGGCTGCGCGAGACAGTCCAGTGGCCCATGGAGCACGCCGACGCCTACCGGCGAGTGGCCCTCGAGCCCGCCAAAGGCGTCCTGCTGTACGGGCCGCCGGGAACCGGCAAGACGCTGCTCGCCAAGGCGGTCGCCAACGAGTCCCAGTCGAACTTCATCTCGGTCAAGGGGCCCGAGCTCTTCGACAAGTACGTCGGCGAGTCCGAGAAGGGCGTCCGCGAGATCTTCAGCAAGGCCCGCGAGAACGCCCCGACGATCGTGTTCTTCGACGAGATCGACGCCATCGCGAGCGAGCGGGGCACCGGCGTCGGCGACTCCACCGTCGGCGAACGCGTCGTGTCGCAGCTCCTGACCGAACTCGACGGGCTCGAGGAACTCGAGGACGTCGTCGTCATCGCAGCCACGAACCGCCCGGAACTGATCGACGAAGCGCTCCTCCGACCGGGCCGGCTCGACCGTCACGTCTCGGTCGACGAGCCCGACGAGGAGGCCCGTCGCGAGATCTTCGCGATCCACACCGCCGACCGGCCGCTGGCCGACGACGTCGATCTCGACGCCCTCGCGGCCGAAACTGAGGGTCACACCGGCGCGGACATCGAGGCCGTCTGCCGCGAGGCCGCGACGATCGCCGTCCGCGAGCACGTCCGCGCGGAAGCGACCGGGGACGAGCGTGACGTCGAGGCGATCGAACTGACGAGCGAACACTTCGAGCGAGCGCTCGAGGAGGTCTCGTCCGACGTCGCCAGTGAGTTCGCGGCGGGCGAGTTCGACGACGTGCTCGAGGGTGCCGGTGGTGAAGCCTAA
- a CDS encoding Hsp20/alpha crystallin family protein, translated as MVRASPPSTWMQGLDLPSQLFGDAGGSDYELYEEDDEFVLTIDMPGFETDEIDLAWDDGILNVAAEHSDESRGRKKTYHRRFRFPKLIDDEEIAAEYTNGVLEVRLPTSDSTAQGKEIPLEG; from the coding sequence ATGGTGCGAGCAAGTCCACCGAGCACATGGATGCAAGGCCTCGACCTCCCGTCCCAACTCTTCGGTGACGCTGGTGGCAGCGACTACGAACTGTACGAAGAGGACGACGAGTTCGTCCTCACGATCGACATGCCGGGCTTCGAAACCGACGAAATCGACCTGGCGTGGGACGACGGCATCCTGAACGTCGCCGCCGAGCACTCCGACGAGAGTCGCGGCCGGAAGAAGACCTACCACCGTCGGTTCCGCTTCCCCAAGCTGATCGACGACGAGGAGATCGCCGCCGAGTACACGAACGGCGTCCTCGAAGTCCGGCTGCCGACGTCCGACTCGACCGCGCAGGGCAAGGAGATCCCGCTCGAGGGATAA
- a CDS encoding DUF5798 family protein: MGLGSTAKKIQTLSDRAEAMYKQVKKLQQRVTGLEEKADETHETVTRLDHQLTEQRALLLAIADEQGIDGEEILAEAAIDEAELEDGADGEDTDATTAESEPATEASETTAE, translated from the coding sequence ATGGGACTCGGCAGCACTGCAAAGAAGATTCAGACCCTCTCGGATCGGGCCGAGGCGATGTACAAGCAGGTCAAGAAACTCCAGCAACGAGTCACGGGGCTGGAAGAGAAGGCCGACGAAACTCACGAGACCGTTACGCGCCTGGACCACCAGCTCACCGAGCAGCGGGCGCTCCTGCTCGCGATCGCCGACGAGCAGGGGATCGACGGCGAAGAGATCCTGGCGGAGGCGGCGATCGACGAGGCCGAACTCGAGGACGGAGCGGACGGCGAGGACACCGACGCGACGACGGCGGAATCCGAACCGGCGACCGAGGCGAGCGAGACGACCGCCGAGTGA
- a CDS encoding PLP-dependent cysteine synthase family protein, translating into MTTHEEPVDSVLETIGRTPLVRLQDGPDAVPVYAKLESFNPGASVKDRIGRYMLERMLERGDVPPSGTIIEPTAGNTGIGLAIAAEQLGLDAVFVVPERFSVEKQQLMAALGGEVINTPTDEGMERAIDRAHELAAELDDAAVPQQFSNPLNTEAHYETTAPEIFEALDGRVGAVVAGCGTAGTLMGIARYALEQDPDTHIVAVEPEGSVYGDLVGEDRDEDEYKIEGIGTHDTATNELFEPELVDAVDAIADRDAHAELERLAREEGHLVASSAGAASVAAKRVAREIAAGDLNVPHETVVTIFPDSSERYLSKGIYRSFEEWAS; encoded by the coding sequence ATGACGACTCACGAGGAGCCGGTGGATTCGGTACTGGAGACGATCGGTCGAACGCCGCTCGTTCGGCTCCAGGACGGCCCCGACGCGGTCCCCGTCTACGCGAAACTCGAGTCGTTCAATCCCGGCGCCAGCGTCAAGGATCGAATCGGCCGGTACATGCTCGAGCGAATGCTCGAGCGCGGTGACGTGCCGCCGAGCGGGACGATCATCGAGCCGACGGCGGGGAACACGGGAATCGGATTAGCTATCGCGGCGGAACAGCTCGGATTGGACGCCGTCTTCGTCGTCCCCGAGCGGTTCAGCGTCGAGAAACAGCAGTTGATGGCGGCACTTGGCGGCGAGGTCATCAACACACCGACGGACGAGGGCATGGAGCGGGCGATCGATCGCGCTCACGAACTCGCCGCGGAACTCGACGACGCGGCCGTCCCCCAGCAGTTCTCGAACCCGCTCAACACCGAGGCCCACTACGAGACGACCGCACCCGAGATTTTCGAGGCGCTCGACGGGCGCGTCGGCGCGGTCGTCGCCGGCTGCGGGACCGCCGGTACGCTCATGGGAATCGCCCGGTACGCTCTCGAGCAGGACCCCGACACGCACATCGTCGCCGTCGAACCCGAGGGATCGGTCTACGGGGATCTCGTCGGCGAGGATCGGGACGAAGACGAGTACAAGATCGAGGGGATCGGCACTCACGACACCGCGACGAACGAACTGTTCGAACCGGAACTGGTCGACGCCGTCGACGCCATTGCCGATCGCGACGCCCACGCGGAACTCGAACGCCTCGCTCGCGAAGAAGGCCATCTGGTCGCCTCGAGTGCGGGCGCTGCGAGCGTGGCCGCGAAACGAGTCGCCCGGGAAATCGCCGCCGGCGATCTTAACGTCCCCCACGAGACGGTCGTAACGATCTTCCCCGACTCGAGCGAGCGCTATCTCTCGAAGGGCATCTACCGCTCGTTCGAGGAGTGGGCGTCGTAG
- a CDS encoding CoA-binding protein yields the protein MPVETTAELEAILGYETIAVVGCSSTPGKAAHDVPKYLLDHGYDVIPVNPFADEIFGREVYDSIGDVEEEIDVVCIFRPSDEVAEIVDAALERDDVKVIWTQQGIRDDEAAARAEDAGRDVVQDKCMKVQHRQLVA from the coding sequence ATGCCAGTCGAAACTACGGCAGAGCTCGAGGCGATCCTCGGCTACGAGACGATCGCGGTCGTCGGCTGTTCGAGCACGCCCGGCAAGGCGGCCCACGACGTGCCGAAGTACCTGCTCGATCACGGCTACGACGTGATTCCGGTCAATCCCTTCGCGGACGAGATCTTCGGCCGCGAGGTCTACGACTCCATCGGGGATGTCGAGGAAGAGATCGACGTCGTCTGTATCTTCCGCCCCAGCGACGAGGTCGCCGAGATCGTCGACGCGGCCCTCGAGCGCGACGACGTGAAAGTCATCTGGACCCAACAAGGCATCCGCGACGACGAGGCGGCAGCCCGCGCGGAAGACGCGGGTCGAGACGTCGTCCAAGACAAATGTATGAAGGTCCAGCACCGACAGCTCGTCGCCTGA
- a CDS encoding RAD55 family ATPase: protein MYDLADVLPDAELDPGTNVLVSGPPLTGKRRIAFDILASGANRGDGSIVVTTKDSADKVLESFDDHVAEGVEPDIGVVDCVTKQRGIGTIDDDPRIKYASSPVDMTGIGIKLSEFLQEFYETRGLSENRVLLHSVSTLLMYSDLQTVFRFLHVFTGRIQSADALGVYVIDSTAHDDQTMNTLKQLFDAVIELEESVDGEDPEIRTAGLSP from the coding sequence ATGTATGACCTCGCAGACGTCCTTCCGGACGCCGAACTCGATCCGGGGACGAACGTACTCGTCTCGGGCCCGCCCCTGACGGGAAAGCGACGGATCGCTTTCGATATTCTCGCCAGCGGTGCGAATCGCGGGGACGGATCGATCGTCGTCACCACGAAAGACAGCGCGGACAAGGTCCTCGAGAGCTTCGACGACCACGTCGCCGAGGGCGTCGAGCCGGACATCGGCGTCGTCGACTGCGTGACCAAACAGCGCGGCATCGGGACGATCGACGACGATCCGCGGATCAAGTACGCCTCGTCGCCAGTCGACATGACCGGGATCGGAATCAAGCTCTCGGAGTTCCTCCAGGAGTTCTACGAGACCCGCGGGCTCAGCGAGAACCGCGTCCTCCTCCACTCGGTCTCGACGCTCCTGATGTACTCCGACCTCCAGACGGTCTTCCGGTTCCTCCACGTCTTCACCGGCCGGATCCAGAGCGCCGACGCCCTGGGCGTCTACGTCATCGACTCGACGGCCCACGACGACCAGACGATGAACACGCTCAAACAGCTCTTCGACGCCGTCATCGAACTCGAGGAGTCCGTCGACGGCGAGGACCCCGAGATCCGGACGGCCGGGCTCTCGCCCTGA